The Methanocaldococcus sp. genomic sequence TTGAATGAATTGTAAAAAATACAAATCATTCATTCGAATTAATCAAACAATTCGGATAATTCGAGTAATCTGACATGATTTCTTTTTACTTATTAATATTAATTTATTTGATTTAACAATATGAATTCGTTGATGCACGGTACTGAAATATTACTTAAATTTAATATATTATATTGTAGTAACGAATATTTGAATCTTTGATGGGAACTACGGTAATTTGATTTTAGAGGTTTTAAATAATAGTCGCTATGCTTACTATAATATTCAGGTATATATTATAAAGGAAAGAGGGGTGGGAATATGGAAGAATATGTTATAACTAATAGCACGGATGTGCTTAAATATTTGTTATTGGAGAAAGATAAAGATGTAGAGGTAGAAAAAATAAAAAACGGCTGTATAATATTCAGAGAAGTTGATATAAATAGTGGAGAGGAAACTTGGTTAATAAAAAATCCAAATAAACCAAATGAAAAGATAATTGTAGGCTTAATTACAAGAGAGGATATTCAAAATCTTCTCTCAAGAGGAGCTATTAAACCAAGTAGTAGCATTGGAGTTAGTGTAAAAATAGATGATAAAGTGTATTCAGTATATATCGATGTTGAGGGAAGATTAGTTCATTTTGCTAAAGGAGGAGAAAATAATCCCATTTCTGCATCAGAGATTGAGAAGGTTATATCTGCTTTAGAATTGGCTAAAGAAGTTTGGAAATTTCATCTCAATGTAATTAATTAGGGCTTCTCTCATTTCATAAATAGAGGGACAGGTAGCTCCAATGAAGTTGTAGGTTGAGGATAATCCATATCCACAGGTTCTAAAATACCATAATATACCATAAGAATGATCTTAGAAAATGGGTTATTAATGGTAAAGAAATTAGAGATGAACATTGGCTATATCTCTGGGGGTTAAGAGCAAAACATTTTGCAGAGGAGAAAATTGGAGGAAAAAAAAGTAATTATAGTTTTTGATAACATAGCTCCTAAAAAAGATTGTTACGGCAGATATTTAACTTATATATTCTATTATTATGGGAAAGGTTATGAAGATTTACTTCTCAATGGATATGCGAGAGTCTATTCTTATTATAAAAATGGACAGTGGATTATTCCAGACTTTGAACTTAAAGAACAATTTATAAAAGATGAAGAATTTGCTAAACAACATCATTTAGGGGTTTGGAGCTACAATTCGTAATACCTTTTTTCTCTTTTCCATTGTGAGGGGACCTAAAAACAAATTACAAATATAAATGCTAAGATGTATTGAAAGAAAATCTTTCCATCCCCTTTGGGGCATGATTTTAAACCTATTTGCTATGGAAAGAGTTTTCACATTCACATTTGAGATTTCCATCCCCTTTGGGGCATGATTTTAAACATTTATCCCACCTGCCGAGTTTCCTTATATAATATATTTAATTTCCATCCCCTTTGGGGCATGATTTTAAACAGGACACAATTTGAAGAGATAATTTTCTAAAATTACCTTATAATTCTCCTATAATAGGGGGTTATAGTTCGGAGGGTCAATTACCCTTGTTATTTATATACCTCCGAACTTATATATAAA encodes the following:
- a CDS encoding thermonuclease family protein, with the protein product MEEKKVIIVFDNIAPKKDCYGRYLTYIFYYYGKGYEDLLLNGYARVYSYYKNGQWIIPDFELKEQFIKDEEFAKQHHLGVWSYNS